A window of the Triticum dicoccoides isolate Atlit2015 ecotype Zavitan unplaced genomic scaffold, WEW_v2.0 scaffold101009, whole genome shotgun sequence genome harbors these coding sequences:
- the LOC119342677 gene encoding dihydrolipoyllysine-residue acetyltransferase component 3 of pyruvate dehydrogenase complex, mitochondrial-like: protein CFNSYSFQVTANRLLASKQTIPHYYLTVDTRVDKLIKLRGELNPLQEASGGKKISINDLVIKAAALALRKVPECNSSWMNDFIRQYHNVNINVAVQTEHGLFVPVVRDADKKGLGTIGEEVKQLAQRARDNSLKPQDYEGGTFTVSNLGGPFGIKQFCAIINPPQSAILAIGSAEKRVIPGSADGQYEFGSYMSVTMSCDHRVIDGAIGAEFLKAFKGYIENPTTMFL, encoded by the exons TGTTTTAACTCTTATTCTTTTCAGGTTACTGCAAACCGCCTCCTAGCTTCTAAACAAACCATCCCACATTACTACTTGACAGTTGACACACGTGTCGACAAACTTATCAA GTTACGAGGGGAACTGAACCCACTGCAGGAagcatctggtggaaagaagatatcTATTAACGACCTTGTTATAAAG GCTGCAGCCTTGGCTCTTCGAAAGGTCCCTGAGTGCAACAGTTCTTGGATGAATGATTTTATTCGCCA ATACCACAATGTAAACATAAATGTAGCTGTACAAACTGAGCATGGATTGTTTGTTCCAGTAGTTAGG GATGCAGACAAGAAGGGACTTGGTACAATCGGTGAGGAGGTGAAGCAGTTGGCTCAAAGAGCAAGGGATAACAGCTTAAAACCACAAGATTACGAG GGTGGCACGTTCACAGTATCAAACTTGGGAGGTCCTTTTGGAATTAAACAGTTCTGTGCTATTATAAATCCTCCTCAGTCAGCAATCTTGGCCATTGGTTCTG CTGAGAAGAGGGTGATACCAGGCAGCGCGGATGGTCAGTACGAGTTTGGTTCCTACATGTCAGTAACAATGAGCTGCGATCACAGGGTTATTGATG GTGCAATTGGGGCGGAATTCCTGAAAGCGTTCAAGGGCTACATCGAGAACCCGACCACAATGTTCCTGTAA